The Tubulanus polymorphus chromosome 4, tnTubPoly1.2, whole genome shotgun sequence genomic interval CGTAGATCCCGCAGTGAAATCATGTCTCCAAAATTACTTGGTAAAGCCTCCAAGTGATTCTTCGATAACTGACAGAATTTCAGTTTTCCGAGTTTACCAAAAGATTCCGGGAGATAATATAGCTGATTTTGTCCTAAAAAATTGagagaaaaaattcaatatgcaTAGGCCTATTTATTATTAGCTTTATCCCAGACCAAAAATAACCACTCGTAACCACATCAATTCAGAATAAGCCTAATTTCTCAATGTTTCCAAGGTTAAAAGCACACATTTTCAAAGTTACAGttcaattaattttgatttagatTTCTATCCCAGTGTATGATAGAGTTCCTGTGAATATAGGCTTAATATTGTTCGAGGGACACCGACTTCCATTAGTTGTTGACGTTGATTGGATTAGGTATCTAGTTGTGCTCACAAATAAAATGTATTAAAGTCGACCCCGCATAAGTCGTAGCCTTTGGGACTGACGAGTTTTCTGCGACTTATGCGATGTACGAGTCACATGTAAGTCGTATTTTTACGAGTTATCTATAAGTCGTGGTTTTATACGAATTCTGCGAATAACCCTTGAAAATGTGATATATACGACACTCAGATTCCAGCATGGTTCGTCATGTTCCCGGTCATATCCTGAGCTGACAGTGCAGATCCTATACCGCTGAAATCTGCCCTTAATCAACAAGGAGCCTATCGGCTTATAAAGCCCCTCTGTGTGATTTTAAGAAATAGAAGCTGCATACCTAGGGGTGCCCCCTTATGGCCAAATCCAAAAATGGCTCTGTATTTTGTAGGCattggtccatagaacattcataccaaatttggacttGATCTGTTTGAAACTGAAGGACTAAtagcaatttgaagaaatagaaactccatCTCTAGGGGCACCCCCTGGTGGACGAATCCAAAAATGGCTCGGTAACTTTATAGGCCtgggtccatagaacattcataccaaatttggaattgatctgattaaaactgtaggactaatagcgatttgaagaaatagaaactccacccCATGGGTGGCCCCAGGGGgacgaataaaaaaaaatggcTCTATAACTTTAAAGGccttggtccatagaacattcatactaTATTCGGAATTGAAAACATTGGGACCAAAATAATTATACAAGAGATGTGATGATACGACTAATTCGATGATGACTTAtgcggggttgactgtatgtGTCAAAAATGACAGCCAAAAAAGTACATGTTTATGTACATAGTTTCAAGTTGGAGTTGCAggatagaatttgaaaataaatgatcaAATTCAAGATCATGGCGTTATTGACGTCTTCTCACCAATCTTTCAAAGTTTTAATGACAAATGAACTTCAAAATGACGTACTATGACCAACAAGAGCAATCCCACCGtatgcctgatgatggctaatagaaTTTAGCCGAAACCTATTTTTGCCCGTAACcattaagaattttcttttctttactcatcttacacggatattgtgcaTCTTCTCCACTCAATACATACTAAAACATCAATTGAAAAGGCATGGAACCAAATAACCAGGACTGAGATATCAGGGCACTGGAGTCTTACCTAAATCTAAGTACTCGAGAGTTCCTAAATCACCAAAACTTTCTGGTAAATTTCGGATTTGATTTTCATCTAATCTCAAATTAACAAGTTTCCTCATAAATccaatgttttctggtaacTTCTGTATCCAatttccattttgaaaattcctcCTCTCTAACTCCGGGATCACGCTTCCCAAATGCAGCGATTctagattttctaaattcccGAATGAATCTGGCAGTTCTTCGATGAAATTTCCGCCGAGATGTAATCTCACAAGTTTTTTACACTTGCCGAGTGAATGCTGAAACGGTTTTCTGACTAGCTGATTGTCTTTAATACATAATTGTTCACAAGCATCCAGCCGTGAGACCCATTCGGGTAGAGTTACCAACAAATTCTTTCCCAAACTCAAAGTGCAAAGTTTTCCTGCGGATTTAAATTTTAACGGCAAATAGCGAATTTTATTCGTGGACAAATCTAATTGTCGAATATTTTCTAGAAAGCCCAGGGACTCAGGCAACTCTGTGATTTCGTTATGActtagatttatagattctaAATCCTCCAGTTGCGAGAAATTATTCGGTaatgtttgtattttgttataactgaaTTCCAAAACGCGCAGTTTTCTTAAAGCGCAGAAATCTTtcggaaaaaatttcaatgagtTCTCATCGCAATGAAGATATTCTAGACCACTCAAATGGCAAAAATGTTCCGTTAAATCGGTGATCTGATTGCCAACAATATTTAGTGTTTTGATTGTTGTCGAGTAACAGAATTCCGGACTTATTTCCacgatttcattttcacacAGTAACAATGTTTCTAAACTCGGGATTCGTCCCAGAACGGCAGGGATCGTACTTAACTCATTCCCATTTAGTGATAGTTTCTTGAGATGAAGCAGACACGACAGCTGATCCGGTACGCTAGCGACGCAATTATGGTCTAGGTAAAGTTCGTGGAGATGACAATACGATTGAAACACATATTCTGGAATAGTTTTCAGGTCCTCAGAATTTAAGCTTAATGTTTCTTGCTTACTCTCAGATTTCATCATTGTCAGTCatcaaatcagttcattgGGTATCCGAGAGactgaaaagacaaacaagaaataaatatttcattagaatgATCATGGCCAAAAGTTGATgtaagtgtcttcaaaatttcccttgaaaacttcaaaaatgtgttaaGTGCTAATTTCTGCATACAAAAATGGCTACCAGTCGATCGTTTTGATTCGGATCAGGCCAATTTTTCGGCTGATGATTTGTCTACAGTAGACACATGTATAAGCAGGGTAGTTAgatgtatatatgaatataaggacaatccattgaagcgtCTACTAgtaacttcccaaaataactggacaaggtttctgtgatattttgaatttattagcAGTTTAAACTTTTATATGACACTAATTTGTGCGATATTACAGTTATATCCTATTATTCAATCCGACTGTGAGATACTATCAATTTGTGAAACGTCATTAGTAATATAAAAATTCTTTTAGATTACTAAAGACGTTTCAACAAATTTTATAGTGTCACATAATCGATGTGATAGTTGGATATATCATCACAAGTgtcatataaaataaaagttttgattttagattgaaaaatgaagttTGTTAGCGTTTTGTGATGTCGCCGTGTGTGGAGCCAGCGGCCATTATCTTTTAAACATATCAGAAgctaaatgtttttctatgaTTTATGGCAGAATAAACACTCAAAACACTAATACACTATCAACAACCCCAGGAACTGTATCCCAAGCCCATCAGCGAGTGCCTGTACCTGGAAGTAAAAATGACCATGATTTCTTAAAACGAACAGTGCTTTCCACCAGTAtttctgaactgatttttacaAGGTTTTTTGGAAAGCTTAGACTCTGATCTTACATCTGCATATCATTATTtctgattcaaatgataatcctgTCCGTGGCGAAAACAAAACGTGACCAAGATCGAGAACGGGTTTTAAGATGGAAGCAAGCTGCCATTAATCATAGTTCCGCACTTAATACGAAAATCgtgaatt includes:
- the LOC141904548 gene encoding uncharacterized protein LOC141904548, whose protein sequence is MMKSESKQETLSLNSEDLKTIPEYVFQSYCHLHELYLDHNCVASVPDQLSCLLHLKKLSLNGNELSTIPAVLGRIPSLETLLLCENEIVEISPEFCYSTTIKTLNIVGNQITDLTEHFCHLSGLEYLHCDENSLKFFPKDFCALRKLRVLEFSYNKIQTLPNNFSQLEDLESINLSHNEITELPESLGFLENIRQLDLSTNKIRYLPLKFKSAGKLCTLSLGKNLLVTLPEWVSRLDACEQLCIKDNQLVRKPFQHSLGKCKKLVRLHLGGNFIEELPDSFGNLENLESLHLGSVIPELERRNFQNGNWIQKLPENIGFMRKLVNLRLDENQIRNLPESFGDLGTLEYLDLGQNQLYYLPESFGKLGKLKFCQLSKNHLEALPSNFGDMISLRDLRLDNNKLAELPDSFCELINLVNLDLFNNCLTVIPDFLHKLTKLTALDLTENDFDIPFDEIPYRFVSCKYADRDSNQTNNWRGKKSIGSAVYKTLTSGRDTEADVVPWKNNESIMKLTEAMKNSVSLWRSHDNNNGRRIAYSKYNRDDDLESVDCGTEESESVTKSSETEDWNEMVNRIETGHSREELEQVIFGGENWEDEIEPANPFDDDIYDEFILRDTWHPNSELQKDDNADDGYYEYIPSAEHAEEFTVKFRIWKRFILPVVDGQMDDAENDRSVHSDWS